tatcttatttaCTGACGGACTGGTTTTAGTCTATAACATAAATCTCcgtcttgtcttcctcgttcGCTGTATTCTGGGCGTTGTCATACTATCAGTTTTCCACCACTATATACATTCCATTAAATATTAGCAATCAACTGACCCTACCCTTAGAGTAACATAATATCCTACTAAGTCAATCAACCGGAAGGCTGAGAAATGTATtgatggagaaagaaagagtgCAATCTGGTGGGCCAGGTGAACAGTAAAGCAACAAGGCAGAAATAGGCAGTGTTTCCGTCATTGTCTTCCCAAGTCATGCTCCAGTATAAGCCCTATTTATGGCATGAGGTTTTCCGTCGACTCTTGGTACTTCTTGAGCAGGGTAACTTGGAAACTTTGCATCTCTGACCATATAGTATTCTCCACGCCAGCTGGGCTTGTAAACATACCAGCTTCGGCAGTGACCTTCACACCAGTTCCCATCTCTTGCTGTAAGTATGATGGCCAATGTTTCGCGTAAAATCCTGCGATTGCAAGCCTTTCAAGTGTCTCAACTTGTTTGATCCTCGCAAGTTCACGCACAAAGGGCACGTCCGCGCCCAGTCCACGAACATGAGGTTCAGTGTCGAAGTAGCGCGCATCGAATACCACCTTAAGGTTTCTGAGATCCTTTGCTTCATCGATTAGAGTATCGAGTAAACCCACCCACGGCGTGGCTACGGAGAGCTGACAAGGACAGATGACCAAATGTCGTAAAAACTTGAGTTTTGATCGGCTGATTTTATTGATGTGGGCCGGCTTCCCGAGATCGAATACATTGCTGCCGTACAAGATTGAAATCGCCTCATAGTATATCTGCTTGCAGGTTTGCAGTATGGCAGGAAACATTGATTGGCATCCTAGCCGTGGTAGGATTGGATTTAGAAACAGCGGCTGCTGGTAATCTTTTGCTATGGACTCATATGAAGGACTCCCATTTCTGGTTCGGCAAACGAGAAGAAGGTCGTAAATTTGTAGGCGCATCTCGGGCGGTAAGCTCAAGAAGGGGGAGGTTTGCGCAGTATTCTGTGAAGAGTCGGCTTCAAGCGAATTGGAAGTATCATAGCGGCCCTTTTTGGATTCCCTTGTGCTGGAGTTGCCATCATCAGTGTCGATCTTAGCAGGGTACTCGGTAGCCTTTCTTTTGAGTGAAGACGTCATTTCGATTGACGAAAGCGATGTGACAGAGTCCAGAGTGGATGTCACAGCGTATATATGGATTTGGGCTTTTACTAACGGAAGGTGCGGCCCAGCCAGGTACCTTCCAATCCAGGCCTCTATCCATATACAATAGACACTGGTCTAATCCAGCCTCATGTTGCCATATCAATCCCATTCTCCTTTAGATAAGCCTCCAGCTTCctatcctcctcttcaagaTCCAACTCGCGACTCTCAGGCAGAAAGCAATAAACAATCATGCCCAGCACCGCCACACCGCCAGCTAAATAAAACGTCGCACTATTAccccccctctccctcaacgGGGTAAAACACTGCGTACCCACCGCTGCCCCAGTCCGCCCAAACGCCAAGGCAATACTATACCCCATCCCGCGCATGGCCGTAGGGAAGGACTCTGACGAGATAAGTCCGATGGTTGCTCCTGGCCCCATATGTCCAAAGGCGTTGAGGAGGCCGTAGAGGACGACAAAGGCAGCCATGTGCTGCGAGAGTTTTGTGAAGAGCCCGCCGATGATGAAACCTGTCACGGTGTAGCCCGCAAACCCGAGGATGCCGGTGTTGCGGCGGCCGATGGCGTTGGTAAGGTATGCGCCTAGCATGACGCCGGGCACGGGTAGGACGGCGAGGATAACCTGCCAGATAGCGGTTGTTTGGATGTTGCCGTCTTCCACTAAGGAAGCGATGATGGTGGATGACATGATACTGTTGGGGAAGTTGATAAAGTCgtagaggaagaaggccgtGGAGGTTGTTAGGAGGCGTGGCCAGTAGCGGCGGACTAGGAGGAAGTAGAAGCGTGGCGTGCGGTTTTGGGGGCTCGCTTTAAAGTTGGAGTTGTGATATAGGGTTGAGTCGGCCATGAAGAAGCGGAGCAACATGATTgtgaaggggaggatggtTGCGATAGAGTATATCGCGTGGAAGGTGATGtgaaggttgttgttgctcgCTTTGAGGCAGATCAGATAGATGATCATCAAAATTGGGGAGGCAAGGGTTGCCATTAGGGTCGTGAACGAGACAAAGACAGGGCCACGGTAACGGCGTTGGAACTGCGAATGTCAACGAGATGCTCTGCGATCAGAAGTATAGTCACTTACATCGTCCGACTCTTCAaggccagcagcagcgctgGGGGGATACTCtccaccaacaccaaaccCACAGATCCCACGCACAATGACAAAGAACCACAACATGTTGTGCGAAGGATGCACCTGCaacgccaaagccgccatcaAAGTAGCAATAGTAACCAACCCCGAAGTAAAAAGGAGCCCAGCCCGTCGCGAGACCATATCCGAGACATacccaagaacaacaacacccagaATCGCACCAATGATCAACGAGTTACTGATCCGGGTCTGCATCTCAGACGGATACCCGTTCTTTCCCAGGagcttcttgaagatgacaTTGGTTGGATTGGCCAGGCCGTTCTGGAACCCATCGCTGAAGTTGGCGATATACTACATACAC
The nucleotide sequence above comes from Aspergillus puulaauensis MK2 DNA, chromosome 3, nearly complete sequence. Encoded proteins:
- a CDS encoding uncharacterized protein (COG:S;~EggNog:ENOG410Q00G;~InterPro:IPR038883), which produces MTSSLKRKATEYPAKIDTDDGNSSTRESKKGRYDTSNSLEADSSQNTAQTSPFLSLPPEMRLQIYDLLLVCRTRNGSPSYESIAKDYQQPLFLNPILPRLGCQSMFPAILQTCKQIYYEAISILYGSNVFDLGKPAHINKISRSKLKFLRHLVICPCQLSVATPWVGLLDTLIDEAKDLRNLKVVFDARYFDTEPHVRGLGADVPFVRELARIKQVETLERLAIAGFYAKHWPSYLQQEMGTGVKVTAEAGMFTSPAGVENTIWSEMQSFQVTLLKKYQESTENLMP
- the GIT1 gene encoding plasma membrane permease, mediates uptake of glycerophosphoinositol and glycerophosphocholine (COG:P;~EggNog:ENOG410PGDX;~InterPro:IPR020846,IPR005828,IPR036259;~PFAM:PF07690,PF00083;~TransMembrane:11 (o84-103i110-132o138-158i179-201o213-234i265-282o307-326i338-356o362-387i399-419o431-449i);~go_component: GO:0016021 - integral component of membrane [Evidence IEA];~go_function: GO:0022857 - transmembrane transporter activity [Evidence IEA];~go_process: GO:0055085 - transmembrane transport [Evidence IEA]) — encoded protein: MTTQTQPDHRVKAEDTAVLDREVGLGETEKPYRPARWQSNLTILSCYIANFSDGFQNGLANPTNVIFKKLLGKNGYPSEMQTRISNSLIIGAILGVVVLGYVSDMVSRRAGLLFTSGLVTIATLMAALALQVHPSHNMLWFFVIVRGICGFGVGGEYPPSAAAGLEESDDFQRRYRGPVFVSFTTLMATLASPILMIIYLICLKASNNNLHITFHAIYSIATILPFTIMLLRFFMADSTLYHNSNFKASPQNRTPRFYFLLVRRYWPRLLTTSTAFFLYDFINFPNSIMSSTIIASLVEDGNIQTTAIWQVILAVLPVPGVMLGAYLTNAIGRRNTGILGFAGYTVTGFIIGGLFTKLSQHMAAFVVLYGLLNAFGHMGPGATIGLISSESFPTAMRGMGYSIALAFGRTGAAVGTQCFTPLRERGGNSATFYLAGGVAVLGMIVYCFLPESRELDLEEEDRKLEAYLKENGIDMAT